AATATCCCCGGGGGACGCGAGCGCAAGCGAAAGAGGGCACGCGGCCCCCTTCCCTTCAAGCCAAAGTTGCGGCGCGAGTCGCGTTCAGGCGCTCTGGTCGAGGATTGCGAGAACCTCGTCCTTGTCCTTGTCGCGTTCGTCCTGGGTCTTCTTGAGCTGGCGCTCCAGGCGCTTCACCTCGGTCTTGCGCTGCGCTGCCACGGCGCGGTGCTTGTGCTCGCGCAGCCATTCCCAGACGAAGCCGATCAGCAGCCCGGCGATGATCCCGCCAAGGATGACGATGAACACCGGCACGGTCGCCGAGAGCTGGAAATTGAGCAACGTGGCAAGCTCGGCCGGCAGCAGGTTGAGCGTCACCGGGCCACGGTTGGCCAGAGACACGCAGATCAGCACAACGGCCAGCACGGCCCAGAAGGCGTAGCGAATGTATTTCATCGAGGTCACTTCCCGTTCAGTCGGTCCCGCAGGAGTTTGCCGGTCTTGAAGAACGGCACGCATTTCTCCTCGACGTCAACCGCTTCGCCGGTACGGGGGTTCCGTCCCTGCCGCGCGTCCCGCTGTTTCACCGAAAACGCCCCGAAGCCGCGCAGCTCGACGCGGTTGCCATGCGCCATAGCCGATGTGATTTCTTCGAAGATCGTGTTCACGATCCTCTCGACGTCCCGCTGGTAGAGATGCGGGTTCTCTTCCGCGATCTTCTGGATCAATTCCGATCTGATCATCCTCGCCCATCCCTGTATCGCATTTTCGGAGCCTCCCCCGTTGTACGACCTTTGCCCGGGGCGCGCCAAACACAAACCGCGCGAATCAGAGAAAAACCCATGGAAAGCAGCGTATTGCGCGGCTTCACGCCGGTGTAACCCCTTCGATACCCCAAAGCAGGCCCATTGCTGCGTCGCGGCTAGGCGAAAGCACCCCCCCGCGATTCGGCC
The sequence above is a segment of the Alloyangia pacifica genome. Coding sequences within it:
- a CDS encoding lipopolysaccharide assembly protein LapA domain-containing protein is translated as MKYIRYAFWAVLAVVLICVSLANRGPVTLNLLPAELATLLNFQLSATVPVFIVILGGIIAGLLIGFVWEWLREHKHRAVAAQRKTEVKRLERQLKKTQDERDKDKDEVLAILDQSA
- the ihfB gene encoding integration host factor subunit beta; translation: MIRSELIQKIAEENPHLYQRDVERIVNTIFEEITSAMAHGNRVELRGFGAFSVKQRDARQGRNPRTGEAVDVEEKCVPFFKTGKLLRDRLNGK